From one Phocaeicola salanitronis DSM 18170 genomic stretch:
- a CDS encoding aspartate aminotransferase family protein → MKLFDVYPLFDINIVKGKACHVWDDKGQEYLDLYGGHAVISIGHSHPHYVEMISKQVAMLGFYSNSVINKLQQEVADRLGAMCGYDDYQLFLINSGAEANENALKLASFYNGRTRIVSFGKAFHGRTSLAVEVTDNPKIIAPVNANQHVTYLPLNDIEAMKAELAKGDVCAVIIEGIQGIGGIRIPDTDFMKALRQTCDANNTVLILDEIQSGYGRSGKFFAHQYSGIRPDIITVAKGIGNGFPMGGVLISPKFKPVYGQLGTTFGGNHLACAAAIAVLDVIKEEKLIENAAKVGTHLLEELKCFKGIKEVRGCGLMIGLEFEEPVKELRTKLLFEQKVFTGVSGTNVIRLLPPLCLSMNEADEFLTRLQNAMKTIR, encoded by the coding sequence ATGAAATTATTCGATGTATATCCTCTCTTTGACATTAACATTGTCAAGGGAAAAGCCTGCCACGTGTGGGATGACAAAGGACAAGAATACCTTGACCTGTACGGAGGGCACGCCGTTATCTCCATCGGGCATTCACACCCGCATTATGTGGAAATGATAAGCAAACAAGTTGCTATGCTGGGATTCTACTCCAACTCGGTCATTAACAAGCTGCAACAGGAAGTTGCCGACCGGTTGGGAGCGATGTGCGGCTATGACGATTACCAGCTGTTCTTAATCAATTCAGGAGCCGAAGCCAATGAAAATGCCCTGAAACTGGCGTCTTTCTATAACGGACGCACACGCATTGTTTCTTTCGGCAAAGCTTTCCACGGACGTACCTCGCTGGCGGTAGAAGTGACCGACAATCCGAAAATCATCGCTCCTGTCAACGCCAACCAACATGTTACCTACCTGCCGCTAAATGATATAGAAGCCATGAAAGCCGAACTGGCAAAAGGCGATGTCTGCGCCGTTATCATTGAAGGTATTCAAGGGATAGGCGGCATCCGGATACCCGATACAGACTTTATGAAAGCTTTGCGCCAAACTTGCGACGCAAACAACACCGTACTGATTCTGGACGAAATCCAGTCGGGTTACGGTCGAAGCGGCAAGTTCTTCGCTCACCAATACAGTGGCATCCGCCCCGATATCATTACTGTAGCCAAAGGAATCGGCAACGGTTTCCCCATGGGAGGCGTACTCATCAGTCCGAAATTCAAACCCGTTTACGGACAATTAGGCACGACTTTCGGCGGTAATCACCTGGCTTGTGCCGCAGCAATTGCCGTACTGGATGTCATAAAAGAAGAGAAGCTGATAGAAAATGCGGCAAAAGTCGGCACACATTTATTAGAAGAACTGAAGTGTTTCAAGGGCATCAAGGAAGTGCGCGGATGTGGTCTGATGATAGGGCTGGAATTTGAAGAGCCTGTTAAAGAGCTGCGTACGAAACTGCTCTTCGAGCAAAAAGTTTTTACAGGTGTAAGCGGAACCAATGTCATCCGTCTGCTTCCTCCTCTCTGCCTCAGCATGAACGAAGCGGATGAGTTCCTCACTCGCTTGCAAAATGCGATGAAAACAATAAGGTAA
- a CDS encoding SusC/RagA family TonB-linked outer membrane protein has translation MFIIRQFHKHISSAGTLVISFIGLQTQEVKIQPVVKVVLKSDAEVLDEVMVVAYGTAKKSSFTGSASVVGGDKIESRPITNVTKALEGQTTGVLTTSGSGQPGESASIVIRGYGSINASQDPLYVVDGVPYDGTLSSINPSDIESMTILKDASAGALYGARGANGVVMITTKQGKEGKTNVTWRSTAGWSSRAIPEYETVSQKDFVQLSYEAARNSYAFGNGYSWEQAEAMARASLARNLGGSAGELYNPFKNYTWDQLIDPATGQVRADAVSAWNEPWLDAVQQNGAFRHEHQLSLSGGSAKTKYMFSLGYVNEDGILTNTGFQRYNGRANITSDVTDWFKANMNVSLTHSIMNYSQYEDTSQSNVWYSAQFISPLLPVYIKDENGNNLLDSNGNPQLDYGESGRPGSYDDYNPLGGLIDDKSLVKNDVASLRTGFTLGGDKDEFGVFKGLKFSVNFGMDYRNQNQMDYMNMYHGNQANAGGLLQKYSVRMQSYTFNQILTWNRTFGLHNFDVMAGHEFYAYQYEYLSAGRTGLVDGILELRPGAVLYDADSYTDNYRIESWFGRFNYNFDEKYYFSASLRTDGSSRFYKDNRWGTFWSVGGNWRVSKEEFMKDLTWINNLSVKLSYGQQGNDNILDANGNPNYYLWQGLYDLSWTNENNPGAMPSSLENRSLTWEKNGNLNVGIEALLLDHRLSINAEYYNKKTTDMLLSYPMATSTGYNGYNANVGSMRNSGFEFEIRGTLVKTEDLTWNLSWMGSTVKNKVLELTGDSPEIISGIYSIKEGMPINTFYMAKSAGVDPATGAQLYWVYDTDENGNKIGEDYISSDYNKANNSKHYLGSRIPDLYGSISTDLTWKGIDLSILTTYSIGGKIYDSLYAGSMNNMYYNNTWNVHALRRWQKPGDITDVPRIEIAGSYATNDRFLVDASYFAIKNITLGYTLPKVWMQKARLGSVRVFASVDNLALFTHLQGMDPQYNFSGQTNYAYTPNKTWSLGFEVNF, from the coding sequence ATGTTTATAATCAGACAATTTCATAAACATATTAGTTCGGCCGGAACTTTGGTGATTTCTTTCATCGGACTGCAGACGCAAGAGGTTAAGATCCAGCCGGTTGTGAAAGTTGTGCTGAAGTCGGATGCTGAGGTGTTGGACGAGGTGATGGTGGTAGCTTACGGTACGGCTAAGAAGTCTTCGTTTACGGGTTCGGCTTCGGTTGTCGGAGGTGATAAGATCGAATCTCGCCCTATTACTAATGTGACAAAAGCCTTGGAAGGACAAACGACAGGCGTATTAACAACCTCGGGTTCAGGACAACCTGGTGAATCTGCCTCTATTGTAATCCGCGGTTATGGTTCTATTAATGCTTCACAAGACCCGTTGTATGTAGTAGATGGTGTTCCTTATGACGGTACACTTTCTTCTATCAATCCGTCGGATATCGAATCGATGACAATTCTGAAAGATGCTTCGGCCGGTGCCCTTTACGGTGCACGTGGTGCGAACGGTGTAGTCATGATTACTACTAAACAAGGTAAGGAGGGCAAGACAAATGTAACTTGGCGTTCTACCGCAGGATGGTCTTCACGCGCGATTCCTGAATATGAAACGGTAAGCCAAAAAGATTTTGTTCAGTTGAGTTACGAAGCCGCACGTAACAGTTATGCGTTTGGCAATGGTTATTCATGGGAGCAAGCTGAGGCTATGGCTCGTGCTTCATTGGCTCGCAATTTGGGAGGTAGTGCCGGTGAACTTTATAATCCGTTTAAAAATTATACGTGGGACCAATTAATTGATCCGGCTACAGGACAAGTACGCGCAGATGCTGTTTCAGCTTGGAACGAACCTTGGTTGGATGCCGTACAGCAAAATGGTGCTTTTCGTCATGAACATCAATTGTCATTGAGCGGAGGTTCTGCTAAAACTAAATACATGTTTTCATTAGGTTATGTAAACGAAGATGGTATTTTAACTAATACCGGTTTCCAGCGTTATAACGGACGCGCCAACATTACTTCGGATGTAACCGACTGGTTTAAGGCAAACATGAACGTATCTTTGACGCATTCTATTATGAACTATAGCCAGTATGAAGATACATCACAGTCGAACGTATGGTATTCTGCACAATTTATTTCTCCGTTGCTTCCTGTATATATAAAGGATGAGAATGGTAATAACCTGTTGGATTCAAATGGAAATCCCCAATTGGACTATGGTGAAAGCGGTCGTCCGGGTAGTTATGATGACTATAATCCATTAGGAGGTTTGATTGATGATAAATCATTGGTAAAGAATGATGTTGCCAGCTTGCGTACCGGCTTCACATTGGGTGGTGATAAAGATGAATTTGGTGTATTCAAAGGCTTGAAGTTCTCTGTTAACTTCGGTATGGACTATCGTAACCAGAATCAGATGGACTACATGAATATGTATCATGGTAATCAGGCTAACGCAGGCGGTTTGTTGCAGAAATACAGTGTCCGTATGCAAAGCTATACGTTCAATCAGATCCTGACATGGAACCGTACGTTCGGTTTGCATAATTTCGATGTGATGGCCGGTCATGAGTTTTATGCTTACCAATATGAATACCTTTCAGCTGGAAGAACCGGTTTGGTAGACGGTATTTTGGAATTGCGTCCGGGTGCTGTATTGTATGACGCTGACTCTTATACCGATAACTACCGTATCGAATCTTGGTTCGGTCGTTTTAATTATAATTTTGACGAAAAATATTATTTCTCTGCTTCTTTGCGTACGGATGGTTCTTCACGTTTCTATAAAGATAATCGTTGGGGTACTTTCTGGTCTGTAGGAGGTAACTGGCGTGTATCGAAAGAAGAATTCATGAAAGATTTGACATGGATTAACAACTTGTCTGTGAAGTTAAGCTATGGTCAACAAGGTAATGATAATATTTTGGATGCAAACGGTAACCCTAATTATTATCTGTGGCAAGGGCTCTACGATTTGAGCTGGACTAATGAAAACAATCCGGGTGCAATGCCTTCATCATTGGAAAACAGATCGTTGACATGGGAAAAGAATGGCAACTTGAATGTCGGCATCGAAGCTTTGTTGTTGGATCACCGTTTGAGCATTAACGCTGAATATTATAATAAGAAAACAACCGATATGTTGTTGAGCTACCCGATGGCTACTTCTACCGGTTATAATGGATATAACGCTAATGTGGGAAGCATGCGTAACAGCGGTTTCGAATTTGAAATCAGAGGCACACTTGTCAAGACAGAAGATTTGACTTGGAACTTGTCATGGATGGGCTCTACGGTAAAGAATAAAGTACTGGAACTGACCGGAGATTCTCCTGAAATCATCAGCGGTATCTACAGTATTAAAGAAGGCATGCCTATCAACACATTCTATATGGCAAAAAGTGCTGGTGTAGACCCTGCGACAGGTGCACAGCTTTATTGGGTATATGATACAGATGAAAACGGAAATAAAATTGGTGAAGACTACATCTCCAGCGATTACAACAAAGCGAATAACAGCAAGCATTACTTGGGCAGCCGTATCCCAGATTTGTATGGTAGCATCAGTACCGATCTGACATGGAAGGGCATTGACCTGTCTATCTTGACCACTTATTCGATTGGCGGTAAGATTTACGACAGCCTGTATGCCGGTTCGATGAACAACATGTATTACAACAATACTTGGAACGTTCACGCATTGCGCCGTTGGCAAAAACCGGGTGACATTACCGATGTGCCGCGTATTGAAATCGCCGGTTCATACGCAACCAATGACCGTTTTTTAGTAGACGCTTCTTATTTTGCCATTAAGAACATTACATTAGGTTATACATTGCCTAAGGTTTGGATGCAGAAAGCCCGTTTAGGCTCTGTACGCGTATTTGCTTCTGTTGATAATCTGGCATTGTTTACTCATTTGCAAGGTATGGATCCGCAATATAATTTTAGTGGACAAACTAATTACGCTTATACTCCGAACAAGACTTGGTCGTTAGGTTTCGAAGTTAATTTCTAA
- a CDS encoding DUF3791 domain-containing protein yields MDDKYKIPYINACIRAFAKRFSLSVKNAFLYLYRFKGVDFLNDFYSVEHLQSIDDAVDDLIVICKKNGGLLI; encoded by the coding sequence ATGGATGATAAGTATAAGATACCCTACATAAATGCGTGCATACGCGCTTTTGCCAAGCGTTTCAGCCTTTCGGTCAAGAATGCCTTTCTATACCTATACCGGTTTAAGGGCGTGGATTTCCTGAATGACTTTTATAGTGTAGAGCATTTGCAGTCCATTGACGATGCTGTGGATGACTTGATTGTCATCTGTAAAAAAAACGGAGGTCTACTGATATGA
- a CDS encoding SusC/RagA family TonB-linked outer membrane protein: MVISFIGLQTQEVEIQPVVNVVLLADTRTLDEVVVTGYGVQRKAAFTGAATTISNEAILRKSDANFVKVLEGAVPGVQMNNSTSMPGVWGSIYIRGRGSLNSGTQPLYVIDGMPVDSDTDDGSLTASSNNSVDPMSMLNPSDIESVTVLKDAAATAIYGSRAANGVIVITTKKGKEGKFNINLDVKQGFVSMANNNMDFANAEQTMNLFADGLTAAQGGEWQDNYNYLADEYFGWDRKTSTDWMDEITRKGYYQDYNLSMQGRSGSTGYYVSLGYLNTEGLVKSADFERFSGRLNLDSKFKWATVGVNTSYSYSTQNGFSLSTSGSMSSPVVAAISSMTPMDPVYDSEGNYANINNYNPMALMDETAGELNENKMQTINLNPYFQIDFGKGIYAKTTLGVNLNELNQYQYWSAQYNPQGMDYNGLGQLYNSKNTVITWNNILGWNYVFDEKHNVSVMLGQEMQKKSYHYEYFAKSDFPFSADGMRDLTTAGTDQGSEYYKQEARLASYFMDAHYSYADKYYLSGSYRRDGSSVFGANHRWGNFWSVGAKWRMTGEDFLKDNNIINNLTLRASYGTVGNQDIDWYAARGFYSAGYNYNQIPGMIPTSISNPDLTWEVSKKFDIGFDLSLLHRLHFTFDFYNSITSDALFEVPLSMTTGISTTYQNIGKIRNRGVEFSVNAALMQRKDFNWNFFANLTWNKNEVIKLSTDDPLEYTFQIVEEGRPYTQFYMKEYAGVDRETGKPLWYLNETGNETTSDYNAASKRYVGDADPKILGGFGTNLKWKDLDFNINFNYRVGGKVYDSGAVFTGFGMSLRTPLEDVALNSWTPENKDAKYPQYIYQDPNNATQYSSRFLYNGSYLRISNVTLGYTLPQKWTTKAFIQKLRAYISVDNLYTFASNDFIGYNPETSANGVIAWQYPAICTFIGGIQLTF, encoded by the coding sequence TTGGTGATTTCTTTCATCGGACTGCAGACGCAGGAAGTTGAGATTCAACCTGTTGTGAATGTAGTTTTATTGGCGGACACCCGGACATTGGACGAAGTAGTGGTAACCGGTTATGGCGTACAACGCAAGGCCGCATTTACAGGTGCTGCCACTACGATTAGCAATGAAGCGATTCTGAGAAAGAGTGACGCAAACTTTGTAAAAGTATTGGAAGGAGCGGTTCCGGGCGTACAGATGAATAACTCTACTAGTATGCCTGGTGTATGGGGATCTATCTATATCCGTGGTCGTGGTTCCTTAAATTCGGGAACTCAGCCGCTATACGTCATTGATGGCATGCCGGTTGATTCGGACACAGACGACGGCTCACTGACTGCTAGCAGCAATAACTCTGTCGACCCGATGTCTATGTTGAATCCGTCTGATATCGAAAGCGTTACAGTATTGAAAGATGCTGCAGCAACTGCTATTTACGGTTCACGCGCAGCCAATGGTGTGATTGTCATCACAACTAAGAAAGGAAAAGAAGGCAAATTCAATATCAACTTGGATGTAAAGCAAGGCTTTGTGAGCATGGCGAACAACAATATGGATTTTGCCAATGCCGAACAAACCATGAACCTCTTTGCAGACGGTCTGACCGCAGCACAAGGCGGAGAGTGGCAGGACAATTATAATTATCTGGCAGACGAATATTTCGGCTGGGACCGCAAAACATCTACAGACTGGATGGACGAAATTACCCGCAAAGGTTACTATCAAGACTATAATTTAAGTATGCAGGGCCGTAGCGGTTCTACCGGATATTATGTCAGCCTAGGCTATTTGAATACGGAAGGTTTGGTTAAAAGCGCTGATTTCGAACGTTTCTCTGGACGTTTGAACTTGGACAGCAAATTCAAATGGGCCACAGTTGGCGTTAATACCTCTTATAGCTATTCTACCCAAAATGGATTCTCGCTTTCTACAAGTGGTTCTATGAGTAGTCCGGTAGTAGCAGCCATTTCGAGCATGACCCCGATGGATCCGGTTTATGACAGCGAAGGCAACTATGCGAATATCAATAATTATAACCCAATGGCATTAATGGACGAAACTGCCGGTGAATTGAACGAAAACAAAATGCAAACCATCAATCTGAACCCCTATTTCCAGATTGATTTCGGCAAAGGCATTTACGCAAAAACGACATTGGGTGTAAACTTGAACGAACTGAATCAATATCAGTATTGGAGTGCCCAATATAATCCACAAGGTATGGACTACAACGGATTGGGTCAGTTGTATAATTCTAAGAATACCGTCATTACCTGGAACAACATTCTGGGTTGGAACTATGTATTCGATGAAAAGCACAACGTGAGCGTTATGTTGGGACAAGAAATGCAGAAAAAGAGCTATCATTACGAATATTTCGCTAAGTCAGACTTCCCGTTCTCTGCAGACGGTATGCGTGACCTGACCACTGCCGGTACAGACCAAGGCTCTGAGTATTATAAACAAGAGGCACGCTTGGCTTCTTATTTCATGGATGCGCACTATTCGTATGCCGACAAGTATTATTTGTCCGGATCATATCGTCGTGACGGTTCGTCTGTATTCGGTGCCAACCACCGTTGGGGTAACTTCTGGTCAGTAGGTGCTAAATGGCGCATGACAGGTGAAGATTTCTTGAAAGACAACAACATCATCAACAACCTGACTCTTCGCGCTTCATACGGTACGGTAGGTAATCAGGATATCGACTGGTATGCTGCCCGCGGTTTCTATTCAGCAGGTTATAACTACAATCAGATTCCGGGTATGATCCCGACCAGCATATCCAATCCGGATTTGACATGGGAAGTATCGAAGAAGTTTGATATCGGCTTTGACCTTTCTTTATTGCACCGCTTGCACTTTACGTTTGACTTCTACAACTCAATTACATCGGACGCTTTGTTTGAAGTACCTCTGTCAATGACGACTGGTATTTCGACAACCTACCAAAACATCGGTAAAATCCGCAACCGGGGCGTTGAATTTTCTGTAAACGCAGCATTGATGCAGCGAAAAGACTTCAACTGGAACTTCTTTGCCAACCTGACTTGGAACAAGAATGAGGTTATCAAGCTTTCTACCGACGATCCTTTGGAATATACTTTCCAAATTGTCGAAGAGGGACGTCCTTATACCCAGTTCTATATGAAAGAATATGCAGGCGTTGACCGCGAAACCGGTAAGCCCCTTTGGTACCTGAACGAAACAGGCAACGAGACTACATCGGATTATAATGCCGCATCAAAACGTTACGTAGGAGATGCTGACCCGAAAATATTGGGAGGTTTCGGAACGAACTTGAAATGGAAAGATTTAGATTTCAATATCAACTTCAACTATCGTGTAGGAGGTAAGGTTTACGATTCAGGTGCTGTATTTACCGGCTTCGGCATGTCATTGCGCACACCGCTTGAAGACGTGGCACTTAACTCTTGGACTCCGGAAAACAAAGACGCCAAGTATCCGCAATATATTTACCAAGATCCGAACAATGCGACTCAATATTCTTCCCGTTTCTTGTATAACGGAAGCTATTTGAGAATCAGCAACGTCACATTGGGATATACCCTCCCGCAAAAATGGACAACCAAAGCGTTTATCCAAAAACTGCGTGCATATATCTCGGTAGATAACCTTTATACTTTCGCATCAAACGACTTCATCGGTTATAACCCCGAAACGTCAGCCAATGGTGTAATCGCATGGCAATATCCTGCAATTTGCACATTCATCGGAGGTATCCAGTTGACATTCTAA
- a CDS encoding DUF3990 domain-containing protein, with protein sequence MMLYHGTNVDFQQIDIRKSNPYKDFGQGFYLTDIFAQAENMAAKKARIFGGNPIVQKYQFDEAYLSAPFLHVLLFEKPDKEWAEFIYRNRTRSIPAFSHHYDIVIGPIADDGVAYLLSRYEEGLCTLEELAKELEYKQLNRQFFFGTLRSINLLDRI encoded by the coding sequence ATGATGCTTTATCATGGAACTAATGTCGATTTCCAGCAGATAGACATTCGAAAATCCAATCCGTATAAGGATTTTGGTCAAGGTTTCTATCTGACAGATATTTTTGCACAAGCCGAAAATATGGCAGCCAAGAAAGCGCGAATTTTTGGCGGAAATCCGATTGTACAGAAATATCAATTTGATGAAGCGTATCTGTCGGCTCCGTTTCTGCATGTCCTGCTTTTTGAGAAACCCGATAAAGAGTGGGCGGAATTTATTTACCGGAACAGAACAAGGAGTATCCCTGCCTTTTCGCATCATTACGATATTGTGATAGGTCCGATAGCGGATGATGGGGTCGCTTACCTTTTAAGCCGTTACGAAGAAGGTCTTTGCACTTTGGAAGAATTGGCAAAGGAATTAGAATACAAACAATTGAATAGGCAATTCTTTTTTGGAACTTTACGAAGCATTAATTTATTGGACAGAATATGA
- a CDS encoding RagB/SusD family nutrient uptake outer membrane protein has product MKKNILKAFAIATLGFSLSSCGESFLETDYYNGIDSEGGLSSVNNISTALNGTYYNLFYYNFAGNYAISIGDIPTDIAYWNSKTNHFNNIYTYTVVDTDTYLQDIWEYGYKVADNATRVIQASQALYEGSNDEEKTQLDRCMAEAYALRGYAELMMVNIYAHQVKVNGSDFSSEPGIVVIDQAPIEALTQVSRSTIGETYTAILSDFDNAISHFDAAGGDRGSILYMNKAAVYGLLARTNLYLENWSEAKQYAQQALNEKGITTLTYDATAYAALFSDNTSNTESLLSLAITQTDNWSANSSGTLWSTYNFSPSPKLQAMYGENDCRTSIFGWSDESTSAAPVFTGGKYSQHSSGNPAYATNYLVNAPEMYLIMAEADAKTGDVNSARNSLLTVAKRNADITSVDNLPATADELLSFIKDERARELFQEGLRLYDLRRWDEAADVFAIQAPNIAFTYSNYKISDLIFPIPAAEVNSGFGVEQNDWSGTLPK; this is encoded by the coding sequence ATGAAAAAGAATATATTGAAAGCCTTTGCTATAGCAACCCTCGGATTCAGTCTTTCGAGTTGTGGTGAAAGTTTTCTGGAAACGGATTACTACAACGGAATTGATTCGGAAGGAGGTTTATCGAGCGTAAACAACATTTCAACGGCATTGAACGGTACCTATTATAACCTTTTCTATTATAACTTTGCCGGGAATTATGCTATCAGTATCGGTGATATACCGACCGATATAGCTTATTGGAACTCAAAGACCAACCACTTTAACAATATCTATACTTATACCGTGGTTGATACCGATACCTACTTACAGGACATTTGGGAATATGGTTATAAGGTAGCGGACAACGCAACCCGTGTCATCCAAGCATCGCAAGCTTTATATGAAGGAAGCAATGACGAAGAAAAAACCCAATTAGACCGATGCATGGCAGAAGCATACGCTTTGCGGGGTTATGCTGAATTGATGATGGTTAACATTTATGCCCATCAGGTAAAGGTGAACGGCAGTGACTTCTCGTCAGAGCCGGGTATCGTCGTAATCGATCAAGCACCGATTGAAGCGCTAACCCAAGTAAGCCGTTCTACCATTGGTGAAACTTATACGGCGATTTTGTCTGATTTCGACAACGCAATCAGCCATTTCGATGCAGCCGGAGGTGACCGTGGTTCTATCCTATACATGAATAAAGCAGCCGTTTACGGATTATTGGCAAGAACCAACCTGTATCTGGAGAACTGGAGTGAAGCGAAACAGTATGCACAACAAGCATTGAATGAAAAAGGCATCACTACTTTAACATACGATGCTACAGCATACGCCGCATTGTTCAGTGACAATACTTCAAATACAGAAAGCCTGCTTTCATTAGCTATTACTCAAACCGATAACTGGTCGGCTAACTCAAGCGGAACATTATGGTCCACCTATAATTTCAGCCCGAGCCCGAAACTGCAGGCAATGTATGGAGAAAACGATTGCCGTACATCTATCTTCGGATGGTCTGACGAATCTACAAGTGCCGCTCCTGTATTTACGGGAGGAAAATATTCACAACATTCTAGCGGCAACCCTGCATATGCAACCAACTACTTGGTCAATGCTCCGGAAATGTACCTGATTATGGCAGAAGCTGATGCAAAAACAGGTGATGTGAACAGCGCACGCAATTCTCTTCTGACTGTAGCGAAACGAAACGCAGACATTACTTCCGTAGACAATCTGCCCGCAACAGCTGACGAACTGCTGTCTTTCATCAAAGACGAACGTGCCCGCGAATTGTTCCAAGAAGGTTTACGTCTGTATGACTTGCGCCGTTGGGACGAAGCAGCAGATGTATTTGCTATACAAGCACCGAATATAGCATTTACTTATAGCAATTACAAAATTTCAGATTTGATATTCCCGATTCCTGCTGCAGAAGTCAATTCCGGATTTGGCGTAGAACAAAACGATTGGTCTGGAACATTGCCGAAATAA
- a CDS encoding RagB/SusD family nutrient uptake outer membrane protein, with protein MNKIFNYIVAGVVGCAMLAGCSDDALETAPTDSMSSSGISGNAGTAIVALNGMYRSMYNSWSPEGNTHQSFGINSYVLMADLMGEDMIQAAMGSGWFWYDCLYQVKDMYASTAWRPYDMWNCFYTWVNGANEILAGDGSMQGTTELVNNVLGQAYAIRAFSYFMLAQNFARTYKGHENEPCCPIYTEPSNPETKGKPRATVQEVYDQILSDINRSIELLGQGSRRTHISHIDQSVAYGWLARIALTMEDWNTAFEAAVSAIETSGCTIQPVDAFAGLNNVDAGNVMWGAAIRSDQSTMYASFFSHMDYDLGAYAATAPKQISKDLYALMSASDSRRSWWNTQHSANTDDSGYTQEKFKSSNTQTWEGDYIWMRVEEMHLIAAEAACRMGNEDVAHQYLRNLMGQRDLTYPIDSLTGTELGATTSDRTGSLLEAIIDQRRIELWGEYGRVWDIRRLKQGFTRTTDMGWPTDALLTGRPTTNPENYMWVMTIPQSEFDGNASLNPATDQNPLGDE; from the coding sequence ATGAACAAAATATTCAATTATATAGTTGCAGGAGTCGTAGGATGTGCTATGCTTGCGGGTTGCTCGGACGATGCATTGGAAACTGCGCCTACAGACTCTATGTCGAGTAGTGGAATCTCTGGTAATGCAGGTACTGCTATTGTAGCTTTAAATGGTATGTATCGTTCTATGTATAATTCATGGTCACCGGAAGGCAATACTCACCAAAGCTTCGGTATCAATTCGTATGTATTGATGGCAGACCTGATGGGTGAAGACATGATACAAGCTGCAATGGGTAGCGGCTGGTTCTGGTACGACTGCCTGTATCAGGTAAAAGATATGTATGCCAGCACGGCATGGCGTCCGTATGACATGTGGAATTGTTTCTATACATGGGTGAACGGTGCCAATGAAATTTTGGCAGGCGACGGCAGCATGCAAGGAACTACGGAACTGGTAAATAATGTATTGGGTCAGGCATACGCTATCCGCGCATTCTCCTATTTTATGTTGGCTCAGAACTTTGCCCGTACTTACAAAGGTCATGAAAACGAACCTTGCTGCCCGATTTATACAGAACCTTCTAATCCGGAAACGAAAGGGAAGCCTCGTGCTACCGTCCAGGAAGTATATGATCAGATTTTGAGTGACATTAACCGTTCTATTGAATTGTTAGGACAAGGTTCTCGCCGTACACACATTTCCCACATCGACCAAAGTGTAGCATACGGTTGGTTGGCACGTATTGCTTTGACGATGGAAGACTGGAATACGGCATTTGAGGCTGCGGTTTCCGCTATTGAGACAAGCGGCTGCACAATTCAGCCGGTTGACGCTTTTGCCGGACTGAACAATGTAGATGCGGGGAATGTAATGTGGGGCGCTGCTATCCGTTCTGATCAGTCAACCATGTATGCCAGTTTTTTCAGCCATATGGACTATGACTTGGGGGCTTATGCAGCGACTGCTCCAAAGCAAATCAGCAAAGACCTGTATGCTTTAATGAGTGCATCTGATTCACGTAGAAGCTGGTGGAACACGCAGCATTCTGCGAATACTGATGATAGCGGTTACACTCAGGAAAAGTTCAAATCATCGAATACACAGACTTGGGAAGGCGATTATATTTGGATGCGTGTAGAAGAAATGCACCTGATTGCTGCCGAGGCTGCTTGCCGTATGGGTAACGAGGATGTGGCACACCAATATCTGAGAAACCTGATGGGACAACGTGACTTGACTTATCCGATTGATAGCCTTACGGGAACTGAATTGGGTGCAACGACTTCAGACCGCACCGGCTCATTGCTGGAAGCCATTATCGACCAACGCCGTATCGAATTGTGGGGTGAATACGGACGTGTATGGGATATCCGCCGTTTGAAACAAGGATTTACACGTACAACAGATATGGGATGGCCTACCGACGCATTGCTTACCGGACGTCCTACAACCAATCCGGAAAACTATATGTGGGTGATGACAATTCCTCAGAGTGAATTCGATGGTAACGCAAGTCTGAATCCGGCTACCGATCAAAACCCGTTAGGTGATGAATAA